One part of the Magallana gigas chromosome 5, xbMagGiga1.1, whole genome shotgun sequence genome encodes these proteins:
- the LOC105337095 gene encoding vesicle-associated membrane protein 8 isoform X2, producing MSRGASSRDRLDDLDGEVSEVTSLLKDNVDKVLRRGDKLDDIQQKADDLESSSIQFKKRSTDLRRKMCCSNIRMTLILILVVVVIIAVIVVIVLMTVKPWEHSDSGGGNHGNKTITHG from the exons AT GAGTAGGGGAGCGAGCAGTCGAGATAGATTGGATGATCTGGATGGTGAGGTTAGTGAGGTCACTTCCCTCCTCAAGGACAATGTTGACAAGGTGTTACGGCGAGGCGATAAACTTGATGACATTCAGCAGAAAGCAG ATGACCTTGAGTCCAGTTCCATTCAGTTCAAAAAGCGTTCCACGGACCTTCGACGTAAGATGTGCTGTTCCAACATTCGAATGACACTAATCCTTATACTGGTTGTGGTTGTTATCATTGCAGTTATTGTGGTTATCGTTTTAA TGACAGTTAAACCATGGGAACATTCAGACAGTGGGGGTGGTAACCATGGAaacaaaaccatcacccatggGTAA
- the LOC105337095 gene encoding vesicle-associated membrane protein 8 isoform X1, translated as MHKLHRSRGASSRDRLDDLDGEVSEVTSLLKDNVDKVLRRGDKLDDIQQKADDLESSSIQFKKRSTDLRRKMCCSNIRMTLILILVVVVIIAVIVVIVLMTVKPWEHSDSGGGNHGNKTITHG; from the exons ATGCACAAATTACATAG GAGTAGGGGAGCGAGCAGTCGAGATAGATTGGATGATCTGGATGGTGAGGTTAGTGAGGTCACTTCCCTCCTCAAGGACAATGTTGACAAGGTGTTACGGCGAGGCGATAAACTTGATGACATTCAGCAGAAAGCAG ATGACCTTGAGTCCAGTTCCATTCAGTTCAAAAAGCGTTCCACGGACCTTCGACGTAAGATGTGCTGTTCCAACATTCGAATGACACTAATCCTTATACTGGTTGTGGTTGTTATCATTGCAGTTATTGTGGTTATCGTTTTAA TGACAGTTAAACCATGGGAACATTCAGACAGTGGGGGTGGTAACCATGGAaacaaaaccatcacccatggGTAA
- the LOC105337108 gene encoding uncharacterized protein, translated as MAGPAKGVIYVYRGLGALEENNKVLMSQLQRFVNTKIHSVQFISPEETIKGAWCDEAALYVIGGGYDLGLIKALGPEGTNKIQQYVHQGGSYLGICSGAYFASSYIEFDKDGPLEVCGDRQLKFYPGGKIGPLFGPYKYNSDFGSRAVLLSCQIPQPMQLANGCSNGLKPRKLDQFYAYFSGGGAFCPYPKGNFETRKNLDSYHKEIGLPSEDQTYSIELVKSDGHLPLGSNHKKEESISCPKSSPTESDVEVLCSYSEIKGAPAAIVKCRVGKGQAVLSSVHVEYDSQCLDNKDVYLKPIIDTLKDFNTEQSIIFRYMLKCLGISINLNYKL; from the exons ATGGCAGGGCCAGCTAAGGGAGTGATTTATGTGTATCGAGGATTAGGAGCTTTGGAAGAAAATAACAAAGTCCTAATGTCCCAGTTGCAGCGCTTTGTTAACACCAAGATTCACAGTGTTCAGTTTATTTCTCCCGAAGAAACCATAAAAG GTGCCTGGTGTGATGAGGCCGCCCTGTATGTCATCGGAGGTGGATATGACCTTGGACTCATCAAGGCTCTAGGACCAGAGggaacaaacaaaatacaacagtATGTGCATCAGGGAGGCTCGTATCTTGGAATCTGCTCTGGGGCTTATTTCGCCTCCAGTTATATTGAATTTGACAAAGATGGGCCTTTAGAAGTCTGTGGAGACCGGCAGCTGAAGTTTTATCCAG GTGGAAAAATTGGACCGCTGTTTGGACCTTACAAATACAACTCTGACTTTGGATCTAGGGCTGTTTTACTGTCATGTCAAATACCTCAACCAATGCAATTAGCCAATGGATGTTCCAATGGACTCAAACCTCGTAAACTGGACCAATTCTATGCTTACTTCAGTGGAGGAGGAGCTTTTTGTCCATATCCTAAAGGAAATTTTGAGACCAGGAAAAACCTTGACAGTTATCACAAAGAAATTGGCCTCCCGTCTGAAGATCAGACATATTCCATTGAATTAGTTAAGTCAGATGGTCATTTACCACTGGGATCAAATCACAAGAAAGAAGAATCTATATCCTGCCCAAAATCATCACCAACAGAGAGTGATGTTGAGGTATTGTGTTCTTATTCTGAAATAAAAGGGGCACCTGCTGCCATAGTGAAGTGCCGTGTTGGTAAGGGACAAGCAGTGTTGAGTTCAGTGCATGTAGAGTATGACAGTCAGTGCTTAGACAATAAGGATGTCTATTTAAAACCCATCATTGACACTCTTAAGGACTTCAATACagaacaaagtattatatttagATATATGTTGAAATGTTTAGGAATtagtattaatttaaattataaattataa
- the LOC105337107 gene encoding synaptic vesicle 2-related protein: MSKDEEREFITEEDGSDGVCWMQSQTVDNEEDEALTNKHNDRKITTLDDLISNIKFGSLHLKMLITTGGAYFAVCAEIVVVVFLSNLVKKEWNLDKFIFSLLPLGSGIGGILGECTFGIFSDKFGRKWPFAIAVSLVALFGIASAFAPSFMVLVVLRSCVSVGNGAVSSIVFVYLLEFLPQKNRGKCMVGVTFCGALGAVFAGGMAWWLLEDHSWRTFVAACSAPAFIVGVLAFCLTEESPRFLFISDKTYRGKKVLQKMINEPLAWQGEIECPPLEKRGQILDLFTPGNGWKTFNLGVVWFLQAAGYWGVTMYLPEYMGSQGVDPYFNMFTIFIGELPGLCLAMILIEPYMLGRIRCLQLFSFSTCVSLILFAFVKLDFLKAVFVIVCYFFMVPIYSILSTYTPEVYPTGIRSTAMATMYMVIEIPGLVTPFVGEYLLSSSINWLYPVVWAGVFLLQSMAVCGLPSETAGKALKDSQKETLMEDVAETSIS; encoded by the exons ATGAGCAAAGATGAAGAGAGGGAATTTATCACTGAAGAAGATGGAAGTGATGGGGTTTGCTGGATGCAGAGTCAAACTGTGGACAACGAAGAAGACGAGGCGTTAACAAATAAGCATAATGACAGAAAAATTACAACATTAGACGATTTAATTTCCAACATAAAGTTTGGATCTCTTCACCTCAAAATGTTAATTACAACTGGTGGAGCATATTTCGCAGTCTGTGCAGAAATAGTCGTGGTCGTTTTTCTGAGTAACCTGGTGAAGAAAGAATGGAACCTTGACAAGTTCATTTTTTCACTGTTACCATTGGGGAGTGGTATCGGAGGGATTCTAGGGGAATGTACTTTTGGAATATTTAGTGATAAATTCGGAAGAAAGTGGCCATTTGCAATAGCAGTGTCTCTTGTAGCTTTATTTGGCATAGCTTCAGCATTTGCACCATCATTTATGGTCCTGGTTGTTTTGCGTTCCTGTGTGTCTGTTGGTAATGGAGCAGTCTCATCTATTGTCTTTGTTTACCTTTTAG AATTCCTACCACAGAAAAATCGGGGAAAATGTATGGTTGGTGTGACTTTCTGTGGTGCACTAGGAGCTGTGTTTGCAGGTGGAATGGCTTGGTGGCTACTGGAAGACCATAGCTGGAGAACGTTTGTGGCTGCCTGCTCCGCACCAGCATTTATTGTGGGTGTTTTAGCTTTCTGCTTGACAGAAGAATCTCcaagatttctttttatttctgataaaaCCTACAGAGGCAAGAAAGTGCTGCAAAAAATGATTAACGAACCCTTGGCATGGCAAG GTGAAATTGAGTGCCCACCATTAGAGAAGCGAGGTCAAATTCTTGATTTATTCACCCCAGGGAATGGGTGGAAGACTTTCAACCTTGGAGTAGTCTGGTTTTTACAGGCAGCAGGATACTGGGGGGTGACTATGTACCTCCCAGAATACATGGGATCACAAGGAGTGGATCCATACTTCAACATGTTCACCATTTTCATTGGAGAACTCCCTGGACTCTGTCTCGCTATGATATTGATCGAGCCCTACATGTTGGGTCGCATTAGATGTTTACAACTATTCTCTTTCTCTACATGTGTATCATTGATATTATTTGCATTCGTAAAATTAGACTTTCTGAAAGCAGTATTTGTTATTGTCTGCTACTTTTTCATGGTACCGATTTACTCCATTTTGAGTACTTATACTCCTGAGGTTTATCCAACTGGCATACGCAGCACTGCTATGGCTACAATGTACATGGTTATTGAGATTCCTGGCTTAGTTACTCCTTTTGTCGGGGAGTATTTGTTGTCCAGTAGTATAAATTGGTTATATCCTGTGGTGTGGGCTGGAGTCTTCTTATTACAGAGTATGGCTGTTTGTGGATTGCCATCAGAAACAGCAGGAAAAGCATTGAAGGATTCACAGAAAGAGACACTGATGGAGGATGTTGCAGAGACTTCCATTTCATAG
- the LOC105337093 gene encoding uncharacterized protein yields the protein MSLAVQEINLEGVSPEQVQYLANLIEASKHNDADLVNKGEIPKLQQLVLNKCLSTISEDSENGVYVQSFPDECTGNNAPSSYYIISTNRDDEDHEMYQGAEMDIQRLQRTSNPSYNQDPCMATADTSFGEENMLDNLSRQVAMQQQYICNAMNIVPISLDNSARCYAENGSYTVPCQEYSIEEPQALNDSLNGSLINSGFAVPQQPMNSFNQPIIHLHSTPESNPIRNKSKGSMQGENMETPENHHGILTSQGRYVYTPHPRTGQLLYVRTADDGSPQLYHPLPAVPATPIQPSQPDTSQFSTPKTSTSNALNSSGEEVQDSSTGDPPTDKSTSTDVSSTSEGSTSLLSSSADKNKLYDISLFSSCVEDGREQHNLKERRRRARIKDACDVLRKLVPGMSDKTDKATVFEFAARYVHFLKGFVGNQHDKDFLLKYSPY from the exons ATGTCTTTAGCGGTACAAGAGATCAACCTAGAGGGCGTATCCCCGGAACAAGTTCAGTATTTGGCAAATCTTATTGAAGCCAGTAAGCACAATGATGCAGATCTCGTTAACAAAGGTGAAATTCCAAAACTGCAGCAGCTGGTTCTAAATAAGTGTTTGAGCACCATCTCAGAGGACAGCGAGAATGGGGTGTATGTCCAAAGTTTTCCTGATGAATGCACTGGCAATAATGCCCCCAGTTCTTATTACATTATTAGTACCAACAGGGATGATGAAGATCATGAGATGTATCAAGGTGCTGAAATGGATATACAAAGACTGCAAAGAACGTCTAATCCTTCATACAACCAAGATCCTTGCATGGCTACTGCTGATACCTCCTTTGGAGAGGAGAATATGCTGGATAACCTATCAAGACAAGTAGCAATGCAGCAGCAATACATTTGCAATGCAATGAATATTGTGCCAATAAGTTTAGACAACAGTGCTAGGTGCTATGCAGAAAATGGAAG ttacacTGTTCCTTGTCAAGAATATAGTATTGAGGAACCACAGGCATTGAATGATAGTTTGAATGGAAGCTTGATAAACAGTGGCTTTGCAGTTCCACAACAACCCATGAACAGCTTCAACCAACCAATCATTCATTTACACTCTACTCCAGAGAGCAACCCAATCAGAAACAAAAGCAAAGGAAGCATGCAAGGAGAAAATATG gagACACCAGAAAATCATCATGGAATCCTGACATCCCAAGGCCGCTATGTGTACACTCCTCACCCTCGTACCGGGCAGTTGCTCTATGTGAGGACTGCTGATGATGGCTCCCCCCAGCTGTATCATCCCCTCCCTGCAGTGCCTGCCACACCTATTCAACCAAGCCAACCTGATACAAGTCAATTCTCAACTCCCAAG ACCTCGACAAGCAATGCTTTAAACAGCAGTGGAGAGGAGGTACAGGATAGCTCCACTGGTGATCCACCCACTGACAAATCCACCTCCACCGATGTATCTTCCACCTCCGAAGGATCCACCTCTCTGTTGAGCTCTTCCGCTGATAAGAACAAGTTATACGATATCTCCTTGTTCAGTAGTTGTGTTGAAGATGGTAGAGAACAACACAACTTGAAGGAAAGACGAAGAAG AGCTAGAATCAAAGATGCCTGTGATGTTCTAAGGAAACTTGTCCCAGGAATGTCAGACAAGACAGATAAAGCCACAGTTTTTGAATTTGCAGCCAGATATGTGCACTTCCTGAAAGGATTTGTTGGCAATCAACACGACAAA GATTTCCTTCTGAAGTATAGTCCGTATTGA